The following proteins are encoded in a genomic region of Magnolia sinica isolate HGM2019 chromosome 1, MsV1, whole genome shotgun sequence:
- the LOC131247016 gene encoding external alternative NAD(P)H-ubiquinone oxidoreductase B2, mitochondrial-like, translating to MHNVVDLLNDSKVNERKKSIELDIEGFKSALSLVDLQMKNLPATAQVAAQQGAYLARCFNHVKDSEDNPEGPLRFRESGRHQFQPFRYKHFGQFAPLGGEQTAAKLALPGDWISIGRSTQWLWYSVYTRTALHFKEGSRKNDWKDA from the exons ATGCACAATGTTGTTGATTTGTTGAATGATTCTAAAGTAAATGAGAGAAAAAAATCTATTGAGTTAGATATTGAAGGGTTCAAGTCAGCTCTGTCTCTTGTGGATTTACAGATGAAGAATCTTCCTGCAACTGCTCAG GTTGCTGCTCAACAAGGTGCATACCTTGCAAGGTGCTTTAACCACGTGAAGGACTCTGAAGATAATCCTGAAGGTCCTCTCAGGTTCAGAGAATCAGGTCGCCATCAATTTCAGCCATTTCG GTACAAGCATTTTGGGCAGTTTGCTCCATTAGGAGGAGAGCAAACAGCTGCAAAACTCGCACTCCCTGGAGACTGGATTTCTATTGGTCGCAGCACCCAATGGCTTTGGTATTCCGTTTATACAAG GACTGCTCTGCATTTCAAGGAGGGTTCAAGGAAGAATGACTGGAAGGATGCTTAA